In Daucus carota subsp. sativus chromosome 4, DH1 v3.0, whole genome shotgun sequence, one DNA window encodes the following:
- the LOC108216813 gene encoding pentatricopeptide repeat-containing protein At1g09410, mitochondrial: MKREINVLKYGRYIYICNDILKLSSLRHHSVYTSKTPLLTNKNSNCGGTHNAVSFDLSRSSIYHDDVKIRSLGCSGKVYEAEKVFDGMPQRDVFSYTSMITVYLKNNDLLRAESIFLSMPEKGIVAESAMISGYAKAGRIEEAQKVFDGMKERNVFSWTSLISGYFGIGRVGDACRLFQEMPEKNVVSWTTMLLGFANNRLLDHAKVTFEVMPEKNVVSWTAMLKAYVDGCRIDEARKLFNEMPQRNLYSWNVMLQGTLEDERVDEAIQLFRLMPSRNAVSWTIMVMGLARNGSIEHARTYFNQMPKKDIAAWNAMITTYSGEGLMVEASELFNKMRERNITTWNALIDGYAKNGLDGEAFKLLVHMLNCFQVRPNEITLTSVLISCKESTSELLQAHALVIRLGFVRSTSLMNALVTMYSKIGDVNSSWLAFTDLETKDVVSWTAMIVSYSIHGYGSQSLQAFARMLRSGTTPDDITFVGVLTACSHAGLVNKGQKLFDSMAHAYGLEPKAAHYSCLVDILGRAGKIEQATRVVDTMPLHERDGAVLGALLGACKIHGDVEVANRIGEELIELEPDESGGYVVLSNVFAACGKWDKFALIKKKMKERRVKKLPGFSQIDIKGQSHVFLAGDRNHPEIKQIYTMLIEKLLPLMQLDYSKEAAAMLSC; the protein is encoded by the coding sequence ATGAAACGAGAAATCAATGTACTTAAGTATGGtagatacatatacatatgtaatgatattttaaagtTGTCATCTTTGAGACACCATTCAGTTTACACTTCAAAAACTCCACTCTTGacaaacaaaaattcaaattgtGGCGGTACCCATAATGCAGTTTCATTTGATTTGTCTCGCAGTAGTATATATCATGACGATGTAAAGATAAGGAGTCTGGGTTGTAGTGGGAAGGTTTATGAAGCAGAGAAGGTGTTTGATGGAATGCCGCAGAGAGATGTTTTTTCTTATACTTCAATGATTACTGTTTACCTTAAAAACAATGATCTTTTGAGGGCTGAATCGATATTTCTATCGATGCCGGAGAAGGGTATTGTTGCAGAATCTGCAATGATTAGTGGGTATGCTAAGGCGGGTCGAATAGAGGAGGCTCAGAAAGTGTTTGATGGAATGAAGGAGAGGAATGTGTTTTCTTGGACAAGTTTGATTTCTGGATATTTTGGGATTGGGAGAGTTGGGGATGCTTGCCGGTTATTTCAGGAGATGCCGGAGAAAAATGTGGTGTCTTGGACTACAATGTTATTGGGTTTTGCTAACAATCGGTTGCTTGATCATGCTAAGGTAACTTTTGAGGTAATGCCGGAGAAAAATGTGGTTTCTTGGACAGCTATGCTTAAAGCATATGTTGATGGTTGTAGGATTGATGAGGCCCGGAAACTTTTTAATGAGATGCCACAACGTAATCTATATTCGTGGAATGTAATGCTTCAAGGTACTTTAGAAGATGAAAGAGTAGATGAAGCTATTCAATTGTTTAGGTTAATGCCTTCTAGAAATGCAGTTTCCTGGACTATAATGGTGATGGGTTTGGCACGAAATGGATCAATTGAACATGCACGGACATATTTTAATCAGATGCCCAAAAAAGACATAGCTGCATGGAATGCAATGATCACAACGTACTCTGGTGAGGGCCTCATGGTTGAGGCAAGTGAGCTCTTTAATAAGATGCGTGAGAGGAATATTACTACTTGGAATGCACTCATTGATGGCTATGCAAAAAATGGCCTAGATGGGGAAGCATTTAAGCTCCTCGTTCATATGCTTAATTGTTTCCAGGTTAGGCCAAATGAAATAACTCTCACTTCAGTATTGATATCATGCAAGGAAAGCACTTCAGAGTTGTTGCAAGCCCATGCTCTTGTCATACGACTTGGGTTTGTTCGATCAACTTCGCTTATGAATGCTCTTGTTACAATGTATTCAAAAATCGGGGATGTCAACTCTTCTTGGTTAGCTTTCACTGATCTTGAAACAAAGGATGTCGTGTCATGGACTGCAATGATAGTATCCTATTCAATTCATGGATATGGTTCCCAATCTTTACAAGCATTTGCAAGGATGCTGAGGTCAGGAACTACACCGGATGACATCACTTTTGTTGGAGTTTTAACAGCCTGTAGTCATGCAGGTCTTGTCAATAAAGGTCAAAAGCTTTTTGACTCAATGGCTCATGCTTATGGGTTGGAGCCGAAGGCTGCACACTATTCCTGTCTTGTTGATATCCTTGGCCGAGCTGGAAAAATTGAGCAGGCAACTAGGGTTGTTGATACGATGCCTCTGCATGAGCGAGATGGTGCAGTTTTAGGGGCACTGCTTGGTGCGTGCAAAATACATGGGGATGTTGAAGTAGCAAATCGCATTGGAGAAGAGTTGATTGAACTTGAACCGGACGAATCAGGAGGGTATGTTGTTTTGTCCAATGTCTTTGCTGCATGTGGGAAGTGGGACAAGTTTGCtcttattaaaaagaaaatgaaggagaGGAGAGTGAAAAAACTACCAGGTTTTAGTCAGATAGATATAAAGGGTCAGTCCCATGTATTTTTGGCAGGGGACAGAAATCATCCTGAGATTAAGCAGATATATACTATGCTAATAGAGAAGCTTTTACCTCTAATGCAATTAGATTACTCGAAAGAGGCAGCTGCTATGTTATCATGCTGA